From the Phyllopteryx taeniolatus isolate TA_2022b unplaced genomic scaffold, UOR_Ptae_1.2 contig_31, whole genome shotgun sequence genome, the window AATTGAATGAGTCTCActgtttgaagaattgttttttattatggATCCCATTTACACTTTTCAACCGTTTCACCAAAAGTCAAACATCTAATCACAATCTAGTTCAATCAATCATTTGCTCCTTTTAAAACATTAGACTAAAGTATTTTGGCACCAGTGATAATTCTCAACATTTGTCCACATTTAGCTTTTAGAAgatacaaagaaaatgaaaagattgaaaaaataaaagatggtaGACCGAATACAAGATTGTAGATTTTTGTAAATCAGTATGATCGTAATTTcctttaatattaaaaatgtaatttttcatttaaagctTCTTCATCACTGCTTTTCTCACTGCACACTTGTGTGTTTTAGCCCGATActtacgagagaatctttgaccgcaaactgagcaggtaaaaggtttctcaccagcgtgggtttttgtgtgtctttttaagcttcccttgacagagaatctttgaccacaaactgaacaggcaaaaactttctctcctgtgtgtattTCCATGTGTCGTTTCAAATTGCTcagaaaagcaaatattttcccacactgagaacatttccgtcgtttgttttcagtgtgacatgtcagaTCACCTTCACtctgtccatcatcatcatcagtgtgaggagggtgtgacgtcatgtcgtcactatctgatagtggagctaagagtccatttgcttgtgatcctccacagtggtctccatcagcttctgttgtcatgtgttgacttgagctgttGCTTGGAGCCTCCGCCCCTCTGCTcccctcactttgaccttcatcttcacccTTCAATGGGACACCAGTCAATGGAAACTTGGTGATGTCCTCTTCCACTTCATGTTTGATGTGAGTGtgctcttcctcatcctcttttTTAATGGGAGTGGGCTCCAATTTCTCTTCATCTTTGATGCGGTGGACCTCTtcatcctccacttcctctttaatgtgagggggctctaGCTCCTGCCCCTCAGGACCAAGATCTTCACTGATGTATGCAAGAcacaagacaaacacacatggtttgGTCACGTCAATTGTCATTTTTGACTTAAATGTTGTGTCATATGGTTTATATTCATATTGAAGTTTATTAGGACAGTCAGTTGAGTTAAGGTTTATTGGATATAATGAAAATTGGCAGGTCaacattaacaataaaatgtgaacaagtgtaaaataataacatgcatGAAACAACATGTATcaataatagtaatacagtggacccctgcattcTCGTAGTTTGGCATTTATTTATGGATTTGCCATCCTATTGTAAAGTATGCCAATGTAACAATAAGTTGCCAAAaggcaaatttaaaaacatattttcatgtcaaaatacTGTCTACTGTGTGCATGTTATTTATTGTAGCATCTCTTAAATTTGGACGAGTTATCCACTCAACTTAACTTCCATTACAGAAGTCAGAAggccgtttgtgtgtgtgtgtgtgtgtgtgtgtgcgtgtgtgtgtgtgtgtgcgcacgcgcggATGTATCTGTGTGTATAAGTAAATATAGTAATAAATAATCAAAGTATAATATCAtcgtatactgtacatgatagcTGCCCTTGTTTTTAGCCTGCTAACAGCTTTTTATTCACAATATACTATGATTGAATGTCATACATCCATCCACTGTCcgtcctgcttatcctcaccatgGTCACGGGCGAGCTAGAGCCTCTCTCAGATGACTCTaggcgagaggccgggtacaccctgaactggtcgccagccaatcgcagggcacacataaacaaacaaccattcgcactcacattcacacctacgggcaattttgaattttcaattaacctaccatgcatgtttttgtaatgttgaaGGAAAAccaaagtacccagagaaaacctacgcaggcacagggagaacctgcaaactccacacaggaaggctggatttgaacctgggtcctcagaactgtgaggctgatgtgctaaccaggcgtCCTCCGTGCCGCTGGAATGTCACgcaatatgtaaatatgtaactttcTCACATTGTACAGATGGTTTTgtatatgcttttattttgctttgttttactcattTCAGTAAGCTCCTCTTTGAATAGTTTCGATAATGTATTGAGAGTTTAATTTTTCTttactgttttgtgttttggataCGCACTTACGACTGATCGGGGGCTGTTCCCCGAAGCACCTTAGCGCATCAAAATGGTGGGAAGCCGTAGTTCCGACCCAGTGGATGAACAATTTTGGCGTATCCGAGGACACTTTTGATGATCTCTGCTCTCGGCTGGCTGCTGAAACCTTTGACTGACAATGGCAGGCTGAACACCCAGCAGTTCATGTACAATAACAAACCAAGCAGAGCCAGAAGAGCAGCTGAGCATGCATTTGGAAGACTAAAGGGCAGGTGGAGATGCCTGTTGAAACGCAATGACTGCCACTTGAGCAAAGTCTACGGTCTTAACATGTTGTGTTGCATCATCTGTGTAAACTGAATGGGGATAATGTTCCCTTGTTAAAGTGAaaacactttgaaaaaaaacaaatcttccacacatttttacaaacaattcATGTAAGTCGTGTAAAACTGTGAAACTTTGATAATGCAGCATTGTTCAGAACCCttttacatttatatgaatacaaattaaaatgataaatattgGTCAGACTATTGGATGCTTACAATATTATATTGACTGTAACATCACACATTGCCCGTATATAACAGTCATACTGCTCAAAATGGAGAGCATTTCCTAAACAAGTGAGAGAGAAGTGAACTAACCTGCTCTGCGTAGCACAATGAGAGGCTGCAGAGTGAAAAGAGCATAAAGTTGTTGACGTTGTGGCTCGTTCTCCACTTTTGATTCCCAAAGTTCCTGTTCGTACTCTGCTCtccttcttgcacacattttcacaacacTTTCCACGAGCGGAAACAGAATGCACATTCATTCAAAAGCTGCTGTCGACTACTACTCACGCCAGGCACTCCACACACAGACTGCCTGACTTGAGCCCACGTTCAAGCTTAAATGTCCCTTTGCTCTTTCATCTTTGCTGACGTCACGACAGCCAATCACCAGGCACGAGCAactcatggtccacggggattccagtctaacatcAAAGGACATCcatattaaaagtaaaataataatacaataaataagtaGCGCACATCTTGTTGTATTTttctatattgtattttttatatttactttccATCGTATTCATTTCCCTCGCTGGCCTCGTTGGTGGCGCACCAATGACGTAAAAGAAATGACGACACAGAAATGAGGCATTTGTTGAGCAATGGGTGGTGCGCGGTTGGGAAACGctgacaaaaaatattattttgcgtAACTGTAACATACAAAAGTCACACAATATTTActttgtaaatgaaaaaaaacaagactatcaaacaaaacttcttgacttgcaagcaaaaatcaGACATTGGGAGATAATCtaactcaagcaaaaaaaaaaaaaagcttacttgcaatgaaaatatttttggcttGCGATGACGATATTCGCGTGTGCGCTCCTCAGCTTtttggcaaaaacaaacaaacaaacaaacaaaaaagcctcATGAAGATTTGAGGCTTTCCTTCAATTTGTGCCGGAACACATTCGGAGTCAGTGAGAACAACATTACTGACATCTGGTGGACGAAAGAAGTCACAGCAACCTACGGCACTAAACTGTGTGAAACAAGACTCTCTCGTTGTCTTTTAgcaataaaagataaaatacgATGTTGGTCGATGTAGTATTTACATAATTCTGATCgtgttaatttaatttaatttaaaatgggaATGCATAACAATGCTATGTGCAATTGACTTTGGAGAAGATCCCCCACCAGCGTGCCAACTCACGTGTGTCAATACTTACACAATATTTGGGATTCATTGCAGATGAGCTCATTGGGATGTGTCAGCCTCTCACCCAGCTGGATCATTTGAGTCTGGGGCAATGGACTTCTGAAGTATGACTCGCATCATTCgtcctggctggagtctacgttccgcctcaagctaacacgaacgccgcactgctaacgctcgccgaacaagtcaacgaaataaaaaaaaaacacccggactcacccctcattattctcggggactttaacaaagctaaactcaaccacgaactccctaaatacaagcagcacatcgactgtcctaccagggtaaataatactttagaccactgctacactacggtaaaaaacgcataccgcgctattcctcgtgcagccctgggctcgtctgatcactgcttaatatACTtcataccgacatacaggcaagaacttaaatgcgcgaagccttcagtgaaaacagtgaaaaagtggaccgatgaagcaaagatggaacttcaaagctgtttaaactgtacagactggagtgtctttgaaaattcagctgacagccttgatgaatatacggactctgttacatcctatatcagtttctgtgaagatgtgtgtgtaccaacaaaatcatttcgcacattcaacaacaacaagccgtggttcactgctaaacttaagcagcttcaccaagctaaggaggacgcattatcagagcggggacagggccctgtataatcaagctataaaccagctgactaaagaaattaacattgcaaagaggaactatgcagaaaagttggaaaaacagtttagcgctaacgactctaaatcagtctggcatgcattccaatcgctgactaattacaagcgacgatccccccaagctgagaacaatagcacactagccaacgacttgaataccttctactgcagatttgaaaaggacactttcacaccctaCACTCAGCCGgacgcacccccgaccacaatcacacctctgacttctgcattaaccatccacgaacaggatgtgaaacgcatcttcaaacaacaaaagattaacaaaacggcaggcccggaccatgtgtccccatcctgcctcaaagtctgcgcggaccagatcgcgccagtcttcactcagatcttcaatagatctctggaactgtgcgaagtaccatcctgtttcaaacgctccaccgtcattccagtccccaaggaacctgcaatctcgggtctaaatgactacaggcctgtcgccttgacatctgtggtcatgaagtcctttgaacgtctcgtgctggaccacctcaagagcgtcacaggccccctgctggaccccctgcagtttgcctaccgagcgaacaggtctgcggatgatgcagtcaacatgggactgcacttcatccttgaacacctcgacagtgcagggacctatgcgaggatctttttcgtggacttcagctcagcgttcaataccttcatccctgaactcctttcatccaagcttctccagctcagcgtctcacctgccatatgccagtggatttacagctttctgatgggcaggacacagcaggtcattccaacagcttcttccctcttgcaatcaacttcttaaacagctaacctacaattccattgcaacacactggcaattttttgacttgagttcgttgtcacatttccgtCGGGCCCaatatatattactcgtgcactcactttagtagtctcgccacgctgcactatttgcatatctgttgttgaccaatactggccactcatgccagtagcatctgctccaattgcacactgaagagaatctacatttgcacaataaacgttgtaccagattatcgcactactcgcttgaagtctcggcgccctttgcacaatggtcattgcactggactattgcaatattagtcattcgaactgctctaagtgctagaggactctgcatctttttgcatacttggcaaataaagatgattctgattctgaatctgattctGACTGGCACAAACTGAAGTTTGAATCAAGTATGACAACGTCAGAATTTGTCAAGTAAACATAACATTTGTTTGTCCATATATACAATGATCGTTACAAAATTAACTCTTCCAACACAAAAATTGAAGTTGGATGAAAGCTTCCGCCATACACCCTAACCAGAAGAGATGTTCCCACTTACTTCGAAGATAATTTCATTTAACAACTGAAGTTTAAACGATGATGTACAACACTGATagaaaaatattgcaaatacgATTGATGAGGCTAATTGAACGCAGTCAATTTCATTGCTGCTGATAGGCTTTGATTTACACTTATTAGTTTAGGCCTACTTGCATTCAATGTCTCAATAACAATGACCTGGAGCCCAGTTCAGGTGTTTCATCTcaatctaatttattgagaagtacctatatgaaataaaacagcctgcctcaaagactgtctgcagccaggttgacATTGCAAATGAGgatcagttctcaattgcctcacctggataaataaagggtTAAGTTTTAAAGGtaccaaaaatatttaaaacttaGATGAAGATATAAAATAAGCCTaacttgaaagcttgaaataatAGCCTTTTTTATTGATCCAGTATGTGTCGGTCATGAtcaacatcagcctcatttgccTCAGCTCCCCTGAACTAATAAgtgcgatggaaacacaaaccacatgggccacaggaaccttttgctaccgggagctcaaagttcctgggctggttggtggaaaagcccccAAGGTTATTTGGGGAGCCAGATGAGTTAAATTaattggaaataataaaaatagccaggtcaacaacaacaataaagtgtgaaaaagtgtAAATTAATAAAGTGCAAGTTTCAATAATGGTATGgattggcatttgcaaattaacttattcatgtattttttttgggggggggtggggggggtggggggggggcatccttggttaaacacagaAAGACTTATTCCCAATTTTGCacggagcaaaaaaaaataaataaataaataaacaaataattaacaaatctatatttttatgtcaaaatactgtatacagtatgcattATATTGATGGTATTGTAGTATTTCTTTCATTGAGACGAGCGCTCCGCTTAACCAAACTgcctgttttgtgtgtgtgtgattgtgattGGTGGGGGGTAGATTGTGAGGCAGCAGTGCCTgggttcatgacccttgtcctgcatgcttcccctcctgtcctgtcctgtcctgtccttccctcacagggtgtagcactactgccccatacaacactcatatctaatgtcaTTGTTCTATCCTCCTTTTTGCTTGACTTAACAGGCGAAcaggacaaaagaaaaagtaaaataaaagtagTTAGATGAAAGCCAAATTATGATGCTTCAGTTATTCACTAATCAAATGGGTGGGGCCAGGGAAAAAAACGTCGAATAAAACTCGATTGCAGAGTAATTATGGATAATCAACTGATGTTTCATGAACTATTTCCAGGTGGGGTATTTCGCAGGAGACCAAGGCATTTGAGGCATACATGGAGATCATGTCAACAAAACACCTCAACTTTGATGTGCACTCTGCATTCTTTTCACAATGCCCTCATCTCGGTGCATCACCTGACAGGAAGGTGTCCTGTGACTCTTGCGGCTCTGGGTGCTCGCAGATCAAATGT encodes:
- the LOC133473630 gene encoding zinc finger and BTB domain-containing protein 17-like, with product MNVHSVSARGKCCENVCKKESRVRTGTLGIKSGERATTSTTLCSFHSAASHCATQSSEDLGPEGQELEPPHIKEEVEDEEVHRIKDEEKLEPTPIKKEDEEEHTHIKHEVEEDITKFPLTGVPLKGEDEGQSEGSRGAEAPSNSSSQHMTTEADGDHCGGSQANGLLAPLSDSDDMTSHPPHTDDDDGQSEGDLTCHTENKRRKCSQCGKIFAFLSNLKRHMEIHTGEKVFACSVCGQRFSVKGSLKRHTKTHAGEKPFTCSVCGQRFSRKYRAKTHKCAVRKAVMKKL